In Leptospira meyeri, a single window of DNA contains:
- a CDS encoding tetratricopeptide repeat protein: protein MEIYLKLDTFLYSLFPFMKPGNEASIISELERFYTLGAFKPKVTILNDIIKVEVDITTIANQDADYRKSVALCNKGKFAEAKPILKSLIQKNPTNSEYHRILGQILSEEGDQDEAINSLIDSLRWDTKNAYALIMMGNIYIRYKDDPNIAMKYFNQALIVNPGDYLTANNISATLLQLNRFDEAEFYLKKALESNSEFPNTHYGLGVVAEKNGDRYGAFDSFYNSVKLNPKNDDLKKQSLHKLFEIAEAIVNSEDINTLIQDYKKELESKQPLPIQIEESASIPYNAKIEYGELYNRDFHLIKFQPNKHAVAHLVMHELVHLEFAIEARLSKKYKLITSDIENQNAFKIQIHGFLTELEKKNKSIDTNEYLRKLHDGLVSQIFNAPIDLFIEKYLFERFEKLRPFQLISLYSMMKEYIEASTSKKVQEFAPQFVISKNRILNLVSAMQFKELFHIDYVNDFNSNASELKTTNDFYEEFANINKEKPEGIEYDLIEKWAKRLQIDYLFNLVDEEYHIAPISTENKISNEDDEMARFLRSQEIIGTNHAVILHMIGA, encoded by the coding sequence ATGGAAATTTATCTTAAATTAGACACTTTTTTATATTCACTTTTTCCATTTATGAAGCCAGGAAATGAAGCATCCATCATTAGTGAGTTAGAGAGATTTTACACTCTTGGTGCATTCAAACCCAAAGTGACAATCCTAAATGATATAATAAAGGTCGAAGTCGATATTACCACCATTGCGAATCAAGATGCTGATTATAGAAAGAGTGTTGCTTTATGCAATAAAGGTAAATTTGCGGAAGCAAAACCTATCTTAAAATCATTAATTCAGAAAAATCCCACAAACTCAGAATATCATCGCATCCTAGGGCAAATTCTTTCAGAAGAGGGTGACCAAGATGAAGCGATAAATTCTCTTATCGATTCGTTACGCTGGGATACTAAGAATGCGTATGCCCTCATTATGATGGGGAATATTTATATCCGTTATAAAGATGATCCGAATATTGCTATGAAATATTTCAATCAAGCTCTGATTGTAAATCCAGGCGATTACCTTACCGCAAACAATATCTCTGCAACTTTGCTACAATTAAACCGATTTGATGAAGCTGAATTTTATTTAAAAAAAGCGTTAGAGTCAAATTCAGAATTCCCAAATACTCATTACGGGCTTGGAGTTGTAGCAGAAAAAAATGGAGATAGATACGGGGCTTTTGACTCATTTTACAATTCAGTAAAATTAAATCCCAAAAATGACGATCTTAAAAAGCAAAGTTTACATAAGCTCTTTGAGATAGCAGAAGCAATTGTAAACTCAGAAGATATAAATACTTTAATTCAGGACTATAAAAAAGAATTAGAATCAAAACAACCGCTTCCTATTCAGATCGAAGAATCGGCATCCATTCCTTATAATGCAAAAATAGAATATGGAGAATTGTATAATAGGGATTTCCATTTAATTAAATTCCAGCCAAACAAACATGCGGTGGCACATCTTGTAATGCATGAGTTGGTGCATTTAGAATTTGCAATCGAAGCACGCCTAAGTAAAAAGTATAAACTTATCACTTCTGATATTGAAAACCAGAATGCATTTAAAATCCAAATACATGGTTTTTTAACAGAATTAGAAAAGAAAAATAAGTCCATCGATACAAATGAATATCTGAGAAAACTTCATGATGGATTAGTTTCCCAGATATTCAATGCTCCAATTGATTTGTTTATTGAAAAATATTTGTTTGAGCGTTTTGAAAAACTCAGACCATTCCAGTTGATTTCGCTTTATTCCATGATGAAGGAATATATTGAAGCATCAACGAGCAAAAAAGTTCAAGAATTTGCTCCTCAATTTGTAATTTCGAAAAACCGAATTTTGAATTTAGTGTCAGCAATGCAGTTTAAGGAACTCTTTCATATTGATTATGTAAATGATTTCAATTCAAACGCAAGTGAACTGAAAACGACGAACGATTTTTACGAAGAATTTGCGAATATAAATAAGGAAAAGCCTGAGGGTATAGAATACGATTTAATTGAAAAATGGGCAAAACGCCTTCAGATCGATTATTTGTTTAACCTAGTAGATGAAGAATACCACATTGCTCCTATTTCTACAGAAAATAAGATATCTAATGAAGATGATGAAATGGCTCGGTTTCTGCGATCTCAGGAAATTATTGGAACCAACCATGCGGTGATCTTGCACATGATAGGTGCTTGA
- a CDS encoding RNA polymerase sigma factor, producing MKYSNPNNPDIKSILDGCLKGNTNSWNRFIDLFHRLISGVVHKNHYGKDYEDVVQLVYLKLVEDDFRLLRKFDGELFASFLIYLSESVKNIIRNENRKEIRKNKREIVSSPEDFHHFASDTNSQDSEDETEFLEYLMTNLESPFREVLLLKFRGYKSREIADILKIPLNTVLTRSARGIEKIKKMKESGILIK from the coding sequence ATGAAATACTCAAATCCAAATAATCCAGATATAAAGTCAATATTGGATGGTTGTTTAAAAGGGAATACAAATTCCTGGAATCGATTTATTGATCTTTTTCACAGATTAATTTCGGGGGTAGTCCATAAAAATCATTATGGAAAAGACTATGAAGATGTTGTCCAACTCGTTTATTTGAAATTAGTAGAAGATGATTTCCGACTTCTTCGGAAATTTGATGGAGAGCTTTTTGCGAGCTTTTTGATATATTTGAGCGAATCAGTAAAAAACATTATTAGAAATGAAAATCGAAAAGAAATCAGAAAAAATAAACGAGAAATAGTCTCCTCGCCTGAAGATTTTCACCATTTTGCTTCTGATACAAATTCACAAGATTCGGAAGACGAAACTGAATTTTTAGAATATCTCATGACAAATTTAGAGAGTCCCTTCCGTGAAGTGCTTCTTTTGAAATTTAGAGGATACAAAAGTCGAGAAATAGCTGATATATTAAAAATTCCACTAAATACGGTATTAACTCGAAGTGCTCGTGGAATAGAAAAAATTAAAAAAATGAAAGAATCGGGAATATTAATCAAATGA
- a CDS encoding SNF2-related protein, with protein sequence MTQIYGNERSQSMKLTNYHCKYIAYDLTKKSVQDNERLSVALFNAAVDLNPHQIDAALFALKSPLSMGTILADEVGLGKTIEAGIVVCQYWAERRRKILIITPASIRKQWTLELEEKFNLPAIILDSKTYHELKRNGRHPFQQKAIIIASYNFVNKIKEEIKTLDWDLVVIDEAHKLRNAYRSSNRIGQGIRWATESCRKLLLTATPLQNSLLELYGLTSLIDENIFGDVNSFRSQYMNTGGSISELRERLRFFCKRTLRNQVVEYISYTKRRAITRPFHPTDVEHKFYEAISTFLQREESYAIPHRQKHLTQIILRKLLASSSKAIAATLRTMIDRLEKLKKDGLNADTDLVQSILTDEEIEDELLDEILEGQETVVDYESVNLHKLNEEIAELKQLENSAHAIGTDTKTHSLLISLAIGFNEMETSGAARKALIFTESRRTQEYLAVFLESNGFEGQIVLFNGSNNSPATTEIYKRWQEKNRSSGRVSYSRDIDIRTALVEHFRDNCSIMIATEAGSEGINLQFCSLVINYDLPWNPQRVEQRIGRCHRYGQKFDVVVINFLNERNDADRRVLELLTEKFQLFSGVFGASDEILGSIESGVDFEKRILAIYQECRTPEEIETGFRILQDEMDEVIRARMETTRKMLFENFDEDVHDRLRVRLNTAREQLDRFSKRFWDISKAILWEFAEFNDENLSFHLKYPPNENYSVGIYHMISKEHRIQNYSNDLHDSYLYRLNHPLGEYVIESSKSLETPLADLTFSISEHPANIYSVEQLIGKSGYLTLNLLKIESYELEDYLLFSGFDDMGTSLDQETCEKLFSCLATTRKIESIPNDIHERLVAEGNRHVDASISLSLEANNKYFHEAREKLEKWADDMVLSAEKALKETKEQIKANQREARQSVTLEDQHMIQEKIRNLEKLQRKQRQEIFVVEDEIISKRDELISKLEKRLAQKKEIKNLFTIRWRVV encoded by the coding sequence TTGACTCAAATCTACGGCAATGAAAGAAGCCAATCGATGAAATTAACGAACTATCATTGTAAGTATATTGCATATGACCTAACAAAAAAATCAGTTCAAGATAATGAACGGTTATCTGTCGCCTTATTTAATGCCGCTGTTGATTTAAATCCTCACCAGATAGATGCGGCTCTATTTGCCCTTAAATCTCCTCTATCTATGGGAACAATTTTGGCTGATGAAGTAGGGCTAGGGAAGACTATAGAGGCTGGAATTGTTGTTTGTCAGTATTGGGCTGAACGAAGAAGAAAAATTCTTATCATTACACCTGCATCAATTCGTAAGCAATGGACTTTGGAATTAGAAGAGAAATTTAATCTTCCAGCAATCATTCTGGATTCCAAAACTTACCATGAATTGAAAAGGAATGGCAGACATCCATTTCAACAGAAGGCGATCATTATTGCTTCATATAATTTTGTAAATAAAATCAAGGAAGAGATTAAGACTCTAGATTGGGATTTGGTGGTAATTGATGAAGCCCATAAATTACGTAACGCATATCGCTCAAGTAATCGGATTGGACAAGGAATTAGATGGGCAACTGAATCGTGTCGAAAGTTATTGTTAACGGCAACGCCATTGCAAAATTCCTTATTAGAATTATATGGACTTACATCACTTATAGATGAGAATATCTTTGGGGATGTAAATAGCTTTCGATCTCAATATATGAATACTGGAGGAAGTATTTCAGAATTAAGGGAGCGATTGAGATTTTTTTGCAAACGAACCCTTCGTAATCAAGTAGTAGAATATATTTCATATACCAAGAGACGAGCAATAACTCGTCCATTTCATCCAACGGACGTGGAACACAAATTCTACGAAGCTATTTCTACTTTTTTACAAAGAGAAGAAAGTTACGCAATACCGCATAGGCAAAAGCATTTAACGCAAATCATACTCCGAAAGCTTCTTGCATCTTCCTCAAAAGCAATAGCCGCAACTTTAAGAACTATGATTGATCGACTCGAAAAGTTGAAAAAAGACGGATTGAACGCAGATACAGACCTTGTTCAAAGTATTCTTACTGATGAGGAAATCGAAGATGAACTATTAGATGAGATTTTGGAAGGTCAGGAAACTGTAGTTGATTATGAATCGGTAAATTTACATAAACTAAACGAAGAAATTGCGGAGCTAAAACAACTTGAGAATAGTGCCCATGCTATCGGAACCGACACTAAAACTCATAGTTTGTTGATCTCATTGGCAATTGGATTCAATGAAATGGAAACCAGTGGGGCGGCAAGAAAGGCTTTGATTTTCACCGAATCTAGACGGACTCAGGAATACCTTGCAGTATTCCTGGAAAGTAATGGATTTGAAGGGCAAATTGTTCTCTTTAATGGATCGAATAATAGTCCAGCGACGACAGAAATTTATAAGCGATGGCAAGAGAAGAATAGAAGTTCTGGGAGAGTTTCATATTCAAGAGACATCGATATTAGAACAGCGTTAGTTGAGCATTTTAGAGATAATTGTAGTATAATGATTGCTACAGAAGCAGGTTCAGAAGGAATTAATCTCCAATTTTGTTCCCTCGTTATTAATTATGATCTACCTTGGAATCCTCAGCGAGTAGAGCAACGTATAGGTCGATGCCATCGATATGGGCAAAAATTTGATGTAGTGGTAATAAATTTTCTAAATGAAAGGAATGATGCTGATCGTCGTGTTTTAGAGTTGCTTACTGAAAAATTTCAGCTATTTAGCGGAGTTTTCGGTGCCTCTGATGAGATTTTAGGTTCGATAGAATCGGGTGTTGATTTTGAAAAAAGGATACTTGCAATATACCAAGAATGTCGCACTCCCGAGGAAATCGAAACAGGGTTTAGGATACTTCAAGATGAAATGGATGAAGTAATCCGAGCAAGAATGGAAACCACCCGAAAGATGCTTTTTGAGAATTTTGATGAAGATGTCCATGATCGATTGCGAGTTAGGCTAAATACTGCGAGGGAACAATTAGATAGATTCTCCAAACGATTTTGGGATATCAGCAAGGCAATTTTATGGGAATTTGCTGAATTTAATGATGAGAACCTCTCATTTCATTTAAAGTATCCACCAAATGAAAACTATTCGGTGGGAATTTACCATATGATTAGTAAAGAACATAGAATTCAAAATTATTCAAATGATCTTCATGATTCCTATTTATATCGGCTTAATCATCCTTTGGGCGAATATGTTATTGAATCCTCAAAGTCTCTCGAAACTCCGTTGGCTGATTTAACCTTTTCAATAAGCGAGCATCCAGCGAATATTTATTCTGTTGAACAACTTATCGGGAAAAGTGGATATTTAACATTAAATCTACTTAAAATTGAGAGTTATGAACTAGAAGATTATCTTCTTTTCTCTGGCTTTGATGATATGGGAACTTCACTTGATCAAGAAACATGTGAAAAACTATTTTCTTGTTTAGCTACTACAAGGAAGATTGAATCAATTCCAAACGATATTCATGAAAGACTTGTAGCGGAAGGTAATCGTCATGTAGATGCAAGCATAAGTTTATCATTAGAAGCAAATAATAAATATTTTCATGAGGCTAGAGAAAAATTAGAAAAGTGGGCAGATGATATGGTTCTCTCTGCCGAGAAGGCTCTGAAAGAAACCAAAGAACAGATTAAGGCAAACCAGAGAGAAGCAAGACAATCTGTAACTTTGGAAGACCAGCACATGATTCAAGAGAAAATTAGAAATTTAGAAAAGTTACAACGAAAGCAGAGACAGGAAATCTTCGTTGTTGAAGATGAAATAATAAGCAAACGAGATGAATTGATTAGCAAGCTGGAAAAGAGGCTCGCTCAAAAGAAAGAAATTAAAAATTTATTTACCATAAGATGGAGAGTCGTGTGA
- a CDS encoding CHAT domain-containing protein, whose translation MKEEREEVVKIWNKNRLVSKQLVGYGLTKNRLLEKISSMKYIHYSGHSYRDGIYLSDDIILDAETIASFDLSNVQLVYFNSCSSATLLANAFLQAGAKEVVGYLGDVRNDVAREAGKGFWSEFLKSRSSSFALKVVRSILEMKFGKGYPGAYQLVHFGEYSPANQFGYIPSLKKIYSSGIILFLAFVVYLSFFKEENTKYQELEMVFVPAKNSSGENKSIAIRKNSKLKTESIDSLKVIDKKYSRPNSNIESAQVDKEKDVSNAQEKSKIGNLERFLDQHHSEELKKEVYDYLNDKSSISVPKEKREEELIRILTTEEDSELIRYRLRQLGNKR comes from the coding sequence ATGAAAGAAGAGAGAGAGGAGGTCGTAAAGATTTGGAATAAAAATCGCTTGGTTTCAAAACAACTCGTTGGCTATGGACTAACAAAAAATCGACTCCTAGAAAAAATTTCATCAATGAAGTATATTCATTATAGTGGACATAGTTATAGAGACGGAATCTATCTTAGCGATGATATCATTCTAGATGCTGAGACAATCGCTTCTTTCGATCTTTCTAATGTCCAATTGGTTTACTTTAACTCCTGTTCATCGGCTACGCTGCTTGCAAATGCCTTTCTCCAGGCAGGTGCTAAAGAAGTTGTCGGATACCTTGGTGATGTTCGGAATGATGTGGCTAGAGAAGCAGGAAAAGGCTTTTGGTCAGAATTCTTAAAATCTCGTTCTTCGTCATTTGCTCTTAAAGTTGTCAGAAGTATTTTAGAAATGAAATTTGGGAAGGGATATCCTGGTGCCTATCAGTTAGTTCATTTCGGTGAATACTCTCCCGCAAATCAATTTGGATACATCCCCAGTTTAAAAAAAATATATTCATCAGGAATCATACTATTTTTGGCTTTCGTTGTTTATTTAAGCTTTTTCAAAGAAGAAAATACTAAGTATCAAGAGTTGGAAATGGTTTTTGTTCCCGCAAAGAATTCTTCAGGTGAAAATAAATCTATAGCTATCCGAAAAAACTCGAAGTTAAAAACCGAAAGTATAGATTCTCTTAAAGTAATAGATAAAAAATATTCCAGACCAAATTCTAATATAGAATCTGCTCAAGTTGATAAGGAAAAGGATGTCAGCAATGCTCAAGAGAAAAGTAAAATTGGAAATTTAGAAAGATTTCTGGATCAACATCATTCTGAAGAATTGAAAAAGGAAGTTTATGATTATCTAAATGATAAAAGTTCTATTTCAGTTCCAAAGGAAAAGAGAGAAGAAGAGCTAATTAGAATTTTGACTACCGAAGAAGACTCAGAATTGATCCGATATCGTTTACGACAATTAGGAAATAAAAGATGA
- a CDS encoding serine/threonine protein kinase, with protein MAIHELKKDFIERFKIDKFFKEEAVGGQKSVHFVEIGGEKFAMKLLRSSGFDERVARELEIYEKFKHIDGIPTICRTEIYQNHLIVFEEYIEGETLANIVNTFNGDYQKVTKLIKSICEIMKPIWKAGFIHRDIKPENIIMRTNGNPVLLDFGIARDTFNSSLTATGLQPFSWQFGSPEQYAGKKELISYRTDYFSLGVLAYFLYYQELPFGKTKLEIESKFNLKQQDFGIKSNSELSNFFFESMRFSPAERPRLIEDLINLLP; from the coding sequence ATGGCTATACATGAATTAAAAAAGGATTTTATCGAAAGATTTAAAATCGACAAGTTCTTCAAAGAAGAAGCTGTTGGTGGGCAAAAGTCTGTCCATTTTGTTGAGATTGGTGGAGAGAAATTTGCTATGAAGCTCTTACGCTCTTCAGGATTCGATGAAAGAGTAGCAAGGGAGTTGGAAATTTATGAAAAATTTAAACACATAGATGGAATTCCTACTATCTGTAGAACTGAAATTTACCAAAATCATTTAATTGTTTTTGAAGAGTACATTGAAGGGGAAACTCTCGCAAATATAGTCAATACCTTCAATGGAGATTATCAAAAAGTAACAAAGTTAATTAAATCAATCTGTGAGATTATGAAGCCGATTTGGAAGGCAGGTTTTATTCATCGAGACATTAAGCCAGAGAATATCATTATGCGGACAAATGGAAATCCTGTTTTGCTTGATTTCGGAATTGCTAGAGACACCTTTAATTCTTCCCTTACAGCAACAGGATTACAGCCATTTAGTTGGCAATTTGGCTCTCCAGAACAATACGCTGGGAAGAAAGAACTGATTTCTTACAGAACAGATTATTTTTCTTTAGGTGTGTTAGCATATTTCTTATATTATCAAGAATTGCCGTTTGGTAAAACGAAATTAGAGATCGAATCCAAATTTAATTTAAAGCAACAAGATTTTGGAATCAAAAGTAATTCAGAATTAAGTAATTTTTTCTTTGAATCGATGAGATTTAGTCCTGCTGAAAGACCAAGATTGATAGAAGATTTAATAAATCTATTGCCATAA
- a CDS encoding DUF2085 domain-containing protein, with protein sequence MIKNLIDISRAYLATLPFMCHQLPERSFYYKGSQFPVCARCTGVIIGQALVLVMFLLFELIISPWVAIASMLPALIDWSLQEYYGFDSINVRRLITGILLGFGYIMLVVTICIFLLKKLRLS encoded by the coding sequence ATGATCAAGAATTTAATCGATATATCGAGAGCCTATCTGGCAACTCTTCCGTTCATGTGCCATCAGTTGCCTGAGAGAAGTTTCTACTATAAAGGTTCGCAATTTCCTGTGTGTGCAAGATGCACAGGTGTAATTATAGGTCAGGCTTTGGTTTTGGTAATGTTTTTATTATTTGAACTTATAATTTCTCCTTGGGTAGCTATAGCGTCAATGCTACCTGCTTTAATTGATTGGAGCTTACAAGAGTATTATGGTTTTGATTCAATTAACGTCAGGAGATTGATAACAGGAATATTATTGGGTTTTGGATATATAATGTTAGTAGTTACTATATGTATATTTTTACTTAAAAAATTAAGGTTATCGTAG
- a CDS encoding helix-turn-helix domain-containing protein, which yields MKAQSRTGVWTPVWIEKLKLSHSQTRLLAEIVSLHEKDGCFASNKYLSEILGLKTDTVSRLISDLKKKGLLVQTGFDGRRRYLKPIYAIPTERQASEKNPIQKVSADKEIQPTPMKKSNPDSDFASVPISTYEVHNKIQKRDVYTKDGKNRTWERFIEWSRGKVSHTTWTMIQNSSNPSQLSGVASVYWNRWQSA from the coding sequence ATGAAAGCACAAAGTAGAACTGGTGTATGGACACCCGTATGGATCGAAAAATTAAAACTATCACATAGCCAGACTAGGCTTTTGGCGGAGATAGTTTCATTGCATGAGAAAGATGGCTGTTTTGCATCCAACAAATACCTTTCTGAGATACTCGGATTGAAAACAGATACAGTTTCAAGATTGATATCTGATTTGAAAAAGAAGGGGCTTCTAGTCCAAACTGGCTTTGATGGTCGTCGAAGATACCTCAAGCCAATCTATGCAATTCCAACGGAGAGGCAAGCATCGGAAAAAAATCCAATACAGAAAGTTTCAGCAGATAAAGAAATCCAACCGACACCCATGAAAAAATCCAATCCTGACTCTGATTTTGCATCGGTCCCTATAAGTACATATGAGGTACATAATAAAATACAGAAGAGAGATGTTTATACTAAGGATGGAAAAAATCGAACTTGGGAAAGATTCATCGAATGGAGCAGGGGTAAGGTATCGCATACCACCTGGACAATGATTCAAAATAGTTCTAATCCGTCCCAGCTCTCGGGTGTAGCATCTGTATATTGGAATCGGTGGCAGTCTGCCTAA
- a CDS encoding protein phosphatase 2C domain-containing protein, which yields MERKSVNSKPQNRKYVVESLMGISKNENQDNFLIIEEKDYSLFYVFDGVGSALNSKKATELSKEYILIHSNSHFNNGLFDFAKLMLETNSYLLNQGIPEVKTTYCSVCISLLNPNLIQYSSLGDSRIYIINPQYLKQITEDDRFSTNRNLLSKYLGMENLSLNDFYTENYNISNNEKILLCSDGFYNLMEQEKARSFEILSKQYLSSIKKNLFSFVINKNLDDSTFILIK from the coding sequence ATGGAGAGAAAATCAGTAAATTCAAAGCCTCAAAATCGAAAGTATGTGGTGGAATCGCTGATGGGAATTAGCAAAAACGAGAACCAGGATAATTTCCTTATAATTGAAGAAAAGGATTACTCTCTTTTCTACGTTTTTGACGGGGTTGGTAGTGCTTTAAACAGCAAAAAAGCAACGGAACTATCCAAAGAATACATTTTAATACACTCAAACTCTCATTTCAACAATGGCTTATTTGATTTTGCAAAACTCATGCTTGAAACCAATTCATATTTATTAAATCAAGGAATCCCAGAAGTCAAAACGACTTATTGCTCAGTTTGCATTTCTTTATTAAATCCAAATCTGATACAATATTCAAGCTTAGGTGATTCTCGAATTTATATTATTAATCCGCAATATTTAAAGCAAATTACAGAAGATGATAGATTTTCAACAAATCGTAATTTATTATCAAAATACCTAGGTATGGAGAATTTAAGTTTAAATGATTTCTATACTGAGAATTACAACATTTCCAATAACGAAAAAATTTTGCTATGCTCCGATGGTTTTTACAACTTAATGGAACAGGAGAAAGCTCGCTCTTTTGAAATTCTTAGTAAGCAATATCTTTCTTCTATAAAAAAAAACTTATTCAGTTTCGTGATTAATAAAAACTTAGATGATTCAACTTTTATACTTATAAAGTGA
- a CDS encoding ParA family protein, which translates to MRHKMIVFDFWNVKGGSGKSSNCYAAGLTLRDAGKKVLFIDQDPQRSITKTLNAHTNKSSTLFDVYMRQSKLQDSIIETEGFSICPGDLRLLRIQESVDQNRLAEELQTIAKKFDFVLIDNQPTWNAIVRAGIVACDLLIMPSRISIFDLDEVKFSYEEAKILRKNVPIKILLNQVSNAEKASKDEVEYIEMFLEKFKSDLLESRIPFSAFMKKIIDRGESLSGKDPSKTRLRTSLHSFISEITNNKVDLTQVA; encoded by the coding sequence ATGAGACATAAGATGATAGTTTTTGATTTTTGGAATGTTAAGGGTGGCTCGGGAAAAAGTAGCAACTGCTATGCCGCTGGGCTTACTCTCCGTGACGCAGGAAAAAAAGTTCTCTTTATAGACCAAGACCCGCAACGATCCATCACGAAAACTCTGAACGCTCATACCAACAAGTCATCCACACTTTTTGATGTGTATATGAGGCAATCAAAACTTCAGGACTCAATAATTGAAACCGAAGGATTTTCAATTTGCCCAGGAGACTTGCGACTACTTAGAATTCAAGAATCAGTAGACCAAAATCGTCTTGCCGAAGAATTACAAACTATCGCTAAGAAATTTGATTTCGTTTTAATTGATAACCAGCCCACTTGGAACGCTATTGTGCGAGCAGGAATCGTAGCCTGCGATTTATTAATTATGCCATCACGAATTTCCATCTTCGATTTAGATGAAGTAAAGTTTTCATACGAGGAGGCGAAAATCCTTCGAAAAAATGTTCCAATCAAAATCCTACTCAATCAAGTTAGCAATGCCGAAAAAGCTTCAAAAGATGAAGTAGAATATATTGAAATGTTTCTAGAAAAATTCAAATCCGATCTCTTGGAATCCCGTATTCCATTCTCAGCCTTTATGAAGAAAATTATCGATAGAGGTGAAAGTCTATCAGGGAAAGACCCATCCAAAACTAGACTAAGAACATCTCTCCACTCTTTTATTTCTGAAATAACGAATAACAAAGTAGATTTAACTCAGGTAGCATAA
- a CDS encoding ParB/RepB/Spo0J family partition protein gives MAKQLKRIFSDPEFKSANSHFDGIQQYLSLPIQDIELNLSKNIRDAYDDSLLEELANSIQENGQLEPVGISPDRNRNGKFDLIYGYRRCLAIKKYAPQLSVKAVTVISKTDDDTIQLLENIQREDLTDYEIAKALLIIKEKSNLRNEDIAKKIHKSLDWVKKRIIHGKSINQLEEHGTANPEILRKLTTHQMSQISSLDLNDKIAVLHSAGKDGNTKVNNLKKFRYQKQIPKLQPKELIKKLKLEKSNLEKQIKSANLRIKQINKELNKLT, from the coding sequence ATGGCAAAACAACTCAAAAGAATCTTTTCAGACCCAGAGTTCAAAAGTGCGAATTCGCACTTTGACGGCATCCAACAATATTTAAGTCTCCCAATTCAAGACATCGAATTAAACTTATCAAAAAATATACGGGATGCTTATGATGATTCTTTATTGGAAGAATTAGCAAACTCAATCCAAGAAAATGGACAGCTAGAACCCGTAGGGATTTCGCCTGACCGAAATAGAAATGGGAAATTTGATCTGATTTACGGTTATCGAAGGTGCTTAGCAATAAAAAAATATGCACCGCAACTCTCAGTAAAAGCCGTTACCGTAATCAGTAAAACTGATGATGATACGATTCAATTGCTAGAAAACATTCAAAGAGAAGATTTAACAGATTACGAAATTGCAAAGGCTTTACTTATCATTAAAGAAAAATCCAATTTGAGAAATGAGGATATAGCCAAGAAAATTCATAAAAGTTTGGACTGGGTTAAAAAAAGAATCATCCATGGGAAATCTATAAACCAACTAGAAGAACATGGTACGGCGAATCCAGAAATTTTAAGAAAATTGACAACTCACCAAATGAGCCAAATATCTTCTTTAGATTTAAACGATAAAATTGCTGTTCTGCATTCTGCTGGGAAAGACGGAAATACTAAAGTAAATAATCTTAAGAAATTTAGATATCAGAAACAAATTCCAAAGCTACAACCGAAAGAATTGATCAAAAAATTGAAATTAGAGAAATCCAATCTTGAGAAACAGATAAAGTCAGCGAATCTTCGTATTAAGCAAATCAATAAAGAGTTAAATAAGTTAACTTAA